Below is a genomic region from Medicago truncatula cultivar Jemalong A17 chromosome 3, MtrunA17r5.0-ANR, whole genome shotgun sequence.
AAGGCCACGTTAATTAATATAGATCTTGATAATATTCATTCATATATTGCACACTATGACAAAAAACTACTGCTTCACTTGTTCTGCTTGTCCTTGTTGTGGCATTTTTGTGAATGGCTATAGTGTTGCTGCGGGTGTGGGAAGAGATAATCAACTGGAGAAAGATGAAGCTAATACTGAGGCAACGATAGGTCTAATACTATATTGTAAGAAATTGCAAAAGTTGTGTTTATAAATTGTGGTCATGGTTGTGTGATATtgatatctatatctatatattgTATCAAATAAATGTGTGCCGGTGTGAAAGTATGTATGGTGATATCAAAAGTATATAGCTATTAAATAATTTACAATTCACGTTACGTGATTTGTACAAACAGATTGAAATAAATTCACATGTGTCTTTCTTGTGTCTCGGTACATGCAAAgtataaatgtaaaaaattggGGGATAATTAACTAAAACTTTACTCAATTTTGTAGAATACAGTTGAATTTCAATTTAGGTGGGTTGAACTAAAAGTTTTCTCAACTTCACCCAGAAAATACTAATGAATTTGAACTTAGATGATTTGGTTTGGACATGTGAAGCAATTAGATGGTGgctgaataaagaaaaatgatgaGATGTATGTAAGTCAAATATATTACAGCAaccaaaaagagaagaaaacatTAAGAcatcaatttagcaataagaaAATTACTTCATCAGAGTCATCCTCGACAAATATAGATCAATACAACATAAACTATGAGTGGTATAAAATTTAGGTGTTTGTAGCTCTGGTATAAATCTGTTGGCTTGCATGGGCAGATAGACACCAACCTGATCAGACCTTTAGCCATCAGAGCTCTTTCTTATTGCTCTCCTTAATTGCAAGATGTGTCCAATTGTACAAATAATGAGAATCTTGTTTTACATAAAATGTTGGTTAATTTGCATTCATCTATATCCATAAGAAATTATAAACAACTAAAAGATGACCACAAATTAATACTGAAATATTGTTAACATTGTCCCGTCCCATCCCATCATATAacttcaaagaaaatatatgtttacaatTTACATGCATGCAAGCATAACATGACAGTAAAAGTTGACAACACGGATATAACATCATGAACACATTTGCATTGAAGAActgagaaatcaaaatgaacttatatatataatgaaaatagagacattattttattatctattgGCGCCGCAGTCCCCTGCTAAATTTATTTCTGTTTTCTATGCTGATTTTTTGGGAGTTTCATCTCCTAGACTTGTAGTTTCTTAGTTTTGTGTCTTTGGGCTTAGCAAGTCATCAAGGAATGTTAGAGCTTATACAAGATTACCAATCAAGCAACAGCCGTAAACCTCCTTAGTAGCATCAAAATTCCAACAATTAATATTGCAATATACataaaatgtatcaaaataCTACTTCCAAATGCAACTAATCCattaataaagataaaaagggTAAAAGAAGATTTACCCTCAAACGATCAGAAAGAACAGAAGGAGTAACGAGCTTATCATAAGTAGCCTGATCAAACAACACCATATTATTTACCTTCTCCTTTTGCTTACCCTTGCTCCATTTCTAtaaattcacaaaatttgaCATTAAAATCACAATCACACACAACAAAATCATTCATCTCTTATATCTAGTGCTATCCAATTTGCATAATGACAAgtacttgcaaaaaaaaattaattagaactttatgaagaaaaatgtgAACCTTCTTCTTCTGTTTGCCACCACCGGACTTGGCGGGTTTGGAGGAAGGTGGAGGAGCCTTGTCCTTCTTTGGAGCCTAAGAGTGCCATCAAAACATACACAGAACGAAAATTAGTAGCAAAAAATTGAAGAGAATCTAAGGAATTCAAGTTTGAAGAGAAAGTACGCAGATCAGCGATCACAAATTCACAATCACAAACCTATATCATCTAgggttttacaaaaaaaaaaatgttaccgTATGAAAAAGCAAATTTTTTGGGTCAATATAATATGGTCCGATTATGTGTTAATTCGGGCCACAACGCACAAATTTGGGCTAAGATGGTTTAcgattgtttaaattttttcatcCTTACTTTTCTGGTGTGTCTTATAATTTTCtcgttttcttttttcaaattttacaagTTGAATCATAAAAACACGATTTACATTAGATAATTTGAACAATGTCAATATAAAAGATAACTTAGTCTCCTTTCACGATTTTTGGTTAAATCTAGCATAATTAAGTTAAATCTTCACAACTTgacaaatcaaaatataaatttcactCTCTAAGAATGTTTACATTTAGTGTATGTCATTGTCTCAAATATAATTACCTTCGATGAAATGAATATAGAGAAAATTTGtgacatgtatatttatacttgaaaaatcatgttatatttttaatattgcaaatttatatataattttaccCCCACgacataaaattataaacatggTTCAAAAACTAATAGCATAAATCACTAAACTATTCTCTAATGACAGTTATTTTTCTCCCAATATAGGAAAATAATTTAGCTTCTCCAATCCTATTATATTATGGagaatgttaacgagtgttcttaagacattgtgaatttgtgatttcTCCTACATTTTATGAGTGTCCTTAAGGCTTGTATTTTAAATAGATAACTTTGCATCAAAAAACATCATAAAAtgatgtaattattattaagataaaagtaaaaacttatattttctaAACAAGAGTTTTTATTAATGAATCTTTTATTTAATCATTGCTCTTGAGATACTTGTCAatagaatattattattatgagtACATGTAGTACAGTAGTACTTCCACTACAGAAGGACATGGCCcccaaaaattaaacatatgatttttggtgtggGTTTTGGCTTTAACGTAGGACATTGATCAGTTCGGTACAGCTTCTACCCATCAAAGTTCAAACAGAGAACCGAAAAGTATACCTATAGAAATAATAATAGTGGACCCTTCAGTCCATGCCATGGCTACTTGGCTAGTGCTCCTTCTCGTTTAAGTAATGAGCCAGACTTTGATATTTCATAGTATCGAATCTTGATCATTCTAGAACCATATTGATAATTGATCCATGATAAAACTGGACATTAAATGTCATTGTCacaagaaataattgaaagatttttatatatattatgccaGTGCCAGTACAGGTATCAAACCTTATATTAACGACTAACAAATTAAATCACATTAACAAATTCTAAAGAGCAAACGTAACAAATTGAAAGTGTCCACATATGTATCAATTGATTAACTCTATTATTGTATTTCATGGGTCCATTGAGGACAAAAAGTTACTGAGGGACCATGAAGGCTTTGGAGGGTTGACAAAAAAGAGATGAAGGAGAAAGCAATTAAGCAAAGAGAGTGGGTGGCATATTTTTCTTATAGAGTAAGGAATGGGTTGCAAATCTTTGTGGTTTCTATATTGACCAACTGTCATGCACTCCAATAAGCTACTGCCAGGTTAATACAACTAGTTGtattatgtaaaaataaataaaaaaattgcattataTTCTTTGAGGTGTTCTTTCaggaacttattttatttattcacacATTGTAAACCAAATGCTGTATATGTAAAATATTgtatattcataaaataattatttaaagtaATGAAGATGATATATTGGTTGAAGGAAAGGCAAACAGATTTTGGAACCTAAAAAAGTAGGTATAGTGAAAATATCACGATAAATAAATCGTATGAGGAATCATGTAAAATAAAGTTCAAAGATAGGATATGAGCATAAACGAGTTGAACCGTGttgattatttaaaatttgagttgTCTGAAGAAAACAAATGAATCTAAGGAAGGGTTAGGCTAACGTGTGCAAGCAAGAGAAATCTCGCACCTTGCAATCGTCACTTGGTTAGAAGAATCCCTAACCAAATGACGAAGAATCTCTCACCATTTGGTTAGAAAAATTCCACGATACAATCGTCAATTGGTTAGAGGAATTCCTTGCCAACTCATATACACAAATACAATTAGAGCACTAAGTTGTCAAttcattcaatatatatatgtttgcatattttaaaataaaagaatgaaaagaaaaagcattgttcaaaaggaaaagaaaaactaaaaaacgaAAGTAGGAAAGGAAATGGAATATTGGGGAAAAGTAAAAGGACTAGATTTGTGTctctaaattaatttattgttgTTAATGACCACTTCATTTATGCATGCTTTTGATTCAAATCTCTATATATTAGAGTAACACAAAACCACCCATTTCCGAAAAAAAGACCAAAACCTAAAGGAAATACATAACAAACAGAGAAACTCTATTCTCAGATTTTCACTTAGCCTCCaattttttcatattaaaaacaTTCACTCAATTTCCATGCTTCTAAACCTAAATACTACTGCAGTGTCTATTATAGCTGCAGTTTCTCTATTGGTATAtgttttcacatatattttatatgtGCACAAATTTTCAGTTCcctttatttaaaaacataacagagtaagaaaacaaaaacagaacCTGTTCTGTTTCATTGctcttttattaagaaaaaatgggTACAATCAATTTACACAAACACAAAGCAGAGAAATCCAACAAAGTTCAAAAACATCGTCATCTTAGAATGATTGCAAAAATTTTTCGGTATGCAGAGATGTGtgttgtgttgattttgatttcaaGGCTTTCATTCCAACAACTACCATTGGCTTTGAAGAACTCAAGCGAATATTTTCGAGGTTTCGCGGTTAGTCctgcttttgtttttcttgttggaaacatcatcatcatcatactCATTGCTCAATCTGGTCACTTCTCACAACATGATTCTGCAAAAAGAAGAAGTTCAGAACATGATCTTTATCTCGAGTTTCTCAAGAATAGCAACATGTATCAGAAAATCCAAGGTTTTGATCAGAAAAAACCCAGCGTAAAAGTTGAGAGCAACGTAAAAGGTCGTAGAATAAACGATGGATGCATGGTGAAATTCTCTCAAAAAGAGAGTATAAAGAGTGAAGATGATAACAAAATGAAGTTGGAAGAGAAACAGGAGATAAAAACAGAGATGGGTTTGGAAGTGAAGGGATATAGGAGGTGTCAATCGGAAATTGAGTTGGTGAGGGGTGTGAATAGTGATGATGCGAAGGATCAAAGAGTGTTGCAAAGGTGTGAGAGTGATAATGATAAGAGTAAGAGGAAAAACATTGAAGttgataaagagaaaaaatggaGTTTATATCCTGAAGATGGAATGAGCAGCGACGAATTTCGTCGCACGGTGGAGGCATTCATTGCAAGACAACGGAAGCTACGAATAAATGAAGTACAAACCATATTTATTCCTAGCTAATCTGTGTATgtaatttgtttgaaaattggATTGTAAACTAAGGTTAAACCTTTATGTGTCTTCTTCTGTTTAATGAACAAACAACTATGTGAATAAAGATTAGGGCAAGTGAGTGAATAAGTATTTGGATTATAAACATTTGAGTCTATTAATCTAATTTTGTTGGGTTTCTAGTTAGAAAACATGGTGGTGTTTTCCAATTTGGTTTTTATGGTAGTGTTATGTGCTTCACGCAGAAATTTCGTGTCTCCTAGTACGTAAGATTTAATGTCTGTCTTACTGTGATGCGGTTCAACAACTTGTCACCATGGAAAATAATTAGTTAGGTTGCCTCAATGGGGAGAAGCTAAACACACTCTTATTTGGAATTTGGAATGGTGCTACACAAGCCAAAATACATtattatgttaacttttttttggcTCTAGGTCTAAATTTGATGTTTTAGCTTTTGCTTTTTATATCTTTGCTTTTAATTAGCTAGGAATTGTACAAGATTCTCAAgagaaaaaagatattatgataACTTTCCCTCTTTGATGAGCTTCAATTCAACAGTTAAAAATGGCTCAATCCACCTTCCTCTATGATTGAAAATTAAGTTAGGGAGGGGAGAAGGAAGTACTGGTACTCATGATTTCagttcaaattaaaattataagttagcataggaatgaaaaattaaaacaaaaaatgtgaGTTGAAAGTAATTTACACCGAATAATATCAACATTTTCTGTAGCATTACCACTCTTTTTTCTTTGGTCGAATCAACATCACCACTCTAACAAAGAAACACGATAGCTTCACGGCCCATTACTTTTTGTTGGGAGTTCATATTAGCATTTAGCACTCTACTTTTTCCTAACACACCCCTGCAAGTTCATGTATATCTATTATCTATAtatacaataatatttaaaggaaataaaagattttggacttccttaaaaaaaaaaagattttgaactATCTTTTTCATTAATGATAATTTGTTATTCAGAAGAATTGCAATTGCAAAGACGAGACCGCACAAGACTGGTTTGCTTATTGGCAGTCTAGTTTTGCATGATCTGTGCTTGTTTCCAACTCTGCATAAGCTGGCTGCCACAACTCCAAACCTGCTAAGATATTTCAGTGGTGTGCTCCAAAACCTTCCTTTTCTTTGCGTCCAAATCCTACATTTTTCGGGAACAATATATAAAGTAAAATACTTCAATTTTCGAAGTGATAAGGTTTCAGGTCATTATACCTTCACTATATTGGACGGACGACAATGACGTCGCGCGTGTGATGATCATATTGAAGGCGTCATCACCCGTTTACAAAATCGTTATCCCAGGGCACATACCTTCACTATATAACCACTAGTGTTGCGTGTAAATTCTCCAATGTGGGGCATCTAGGAATTTTTCAATTCACATTCACACACATAGTTCCAACAAAGATGATTGGTGATATATAAAGACCCACATGTATCATCTTGTACGTACAACTCAATTGATAGCTGTGAGGACATTGATATGTATgagtcggagttcgaactccatTTTACACTTCTCCACACTTAAGGTGTGCGAACCTAGTCGTTATGctattttgtaaaaaagaaaaatgatacatacattttttaaattgatgatatatatatatatatatatatatatatatatatatatatatatatatatatatatatatatatagagagagagagagagagagttaggatccgttgacactaAATCTCAACCTTCAATTGAATTTGATCCTACGGTTGAAATTAATTCACTCAAAGCACTACCATGTTGTCCTCTCTCTGGATATGTTTCTTGCTTCTTTCAGAAATTTCACTTTGCCCTAGTGCCTGTGTTTTTAACGGTGAAGAATTGGCTTCACCTCTCATGACATATTCCTTTTAATACAATTTCGCTCTCTTTGATTTGTGCTCTCTCCATTACTCTTTTCATGTCCTTGCTCATATAAACATCTTATTGGTATAATATACAACATAAACGTTACTGTTTCTATTTCATGGATTCTGGTATctagttttattttgattattaattttgcAGATGTCGAAGATTCAGATATTTGCaattatggaacaattaaaATATTGGCTTCAATTGGACCTATAAAATCAATTTGTGGTTTACGATAGAAAGTCATTAAATTTTGTGTAGAAAACCCTTtgtattgaattgaattggatTGCTAGCCAATCTCGGTGTGCAGAGGAATCATGAATCACTATAATTGTTGTCTCTGAATAAAGAGGCAATTGTAAAATTGATATTAGAGAGAAGACACATGCTTCAATGGAATTTTTAAAGGAAGCAAGCAACACACATATCAGGAGAGAGGGTACACGATGGGACTTTAGCAAAATAGTATAATACACCATGAGGTTCATGTTACTAAAATATTcattctgaaaaataaatgaaagtaaATTTTGATATTCTCTATAGACATTTGTTAGAATACACCACAATTTTTGTAAAAGAGTATTTTAATATGTGATaaacttttagcaagtgtattAAAATTATCGAAGTTataaaataagttcgtatccacgaggattgtgttaatctcaacttagcaataaagttaatatctaggatgtgtaaattttataagtgccgaggcagtaggtttgtgtgcaataaaaagtaaataacagaaaataaaatgatttgataattggattaaaacagatgatcaagcgattagttttgatcaatctcttgactcaaaaaccctttcctaagttataaccttttaatctcttaaaccgattgaataaccgcCTTCCGCGATGTCAGAACGTTAATTCATATGTCATAATCCttaatttcctatctctaggttcctatattgaattaaacagaattactatttcaggattaaaagctaggaTTAGTAGCGATTCAATTCTTAagatcaatttatgtgattCCTTCCAAAATCGTGATTCCTGTGCCAAAGCGTGAATGTGAATTTGTTTCACTGTTTCCGATTTTTATATGTGCCTCATGTGGActctttttttagaaacattGCATGCATCTCCTTTTAGGTTACGTGACATAGGCCCATTAGTGCCTATCTCATCATTTTTATATTCATACCACCTATCAATTAAAACTCCTTGTGGCTCTTTTGTCTCACATATTcttaaaatcgtgtcacgaaatagacatcgtgacacgttttaacCAATACCGAATGAACCTCATCCTATGCTTCAAATTGTGACATGTTTTTAACAATCGTGATACAATGCCCTCTTTTCAGTTTCTTcagttttttttgcttttcttgttgcttaagcttgcttgtgaactcaaaagtatcataaaaagactctaaaaatagtgaatgatTGACGATTATCAATATGtattctaattaattaaatgcaCCATTTGTCAAACTATTTCTTGCAAGGTAGGTAGCATCACCTACGCAATACGTATGATAGATGGGGAACGTGACCTTAACTTTTGAGAGagaaatatttttgtgtttagataATCGAAATAATAATAGGTATAGAGAACTTACACATATAAATGGagaatttgaagtttgaacttcGATCATGGTGTTGGGCAGTCGGCACAGGaattacaacatttttttttctttcagttgagttaaaaaaaaaaacttttgatatATAGAGAAGAAATgctatgcatgtagtttttacGGCATTTTACATCGGTTGAAATCGACATTTCACATCGGGTACCAACCGATGTAACTAAGGGTGAGGTTGTATG
It encodes:
- the LOC11417250 gene encoding uncharacterized protein, whose product is MGTINLHKHKAEKSNKVQKHRHLRMIAKIFRYAEMCVVLILISRLSFQQLPLALKNSSEYFRGFAVSPAFVFLVGNIIIIILIAQSGHFSQHDSAKRRSSEHDLYLEFLKNSNMYQKIQGFDQKKPSVKVESNVKGRRINDGCMVKFSQKESIKSEDDNKMKLEEKQEIKTEMGLEVKGYRRCQSEIELVRGVNSDDAKDQRVLQRCESDNDKSKRKNIEVDKEKKWSLYPEDGMSSDEFRRTVEAFIARQRKLRINEVQTIFIPS